From the Carya illinoinensis cultivar Pawnee chromosome 4, C.illinoinensisPawnee_v1, whole genome shotgun sequence genome, one window contains:
- the LOC122308010 gene encoding uncharacterized protein LOC122308010 isoform X2, with the protein MGYRGKQKKMALEDYVDFFLSHKQFRLTIQSLNQIIGMHGMKKIFNAPKKLITDAVNTLDLMDPSRCTLNNNVSSLAFVALEDVIADLNDLDWQECCVTSIQTLNSCKHSVPDPGTKQIPIKDSDRGGVGEGGDGASSSCVVGSEPGKQRGKSKRKRSKVPDKNC; encoded by the exons ATGGGTTACCGCGGGAAGCAGAAGAAGATGGCCTTAGAAGACTACGTCGATTTCTTTCTGTCTCATAAGCAATTCCGTCTCACGATCCAATCCCTCAACCAG ATCATCGGCATGCacggtatgaagaaaatcttCAATGCTCCTAAG AAATTGATAACCGACGCAGTGAACACACTGGATCTCATGGATCCCTCGCGCTGCACACTGAACAACAACGTTTCGTCGTTGGCGTTCGTGGCTCTGGAGGACGTAATCGCCGACCTGAACGACCTCGACTGGCAAGAGTGCTGCGTCACCTCGATCCAAACCCTGAACTCATGTAAACACAGCGTCCCGGATCCCGGCACAAAGCAGATACCGATAAAGGATTCGGATCGGGGAGGCGTGGGTGAGGGGGGCGATGGAGCTTCGTCGTCGTGTGTTGTTGGGTCGGAGCCAGGCAAGCAGCGAGGGAAGTCGAAGAGGAAGAGATCGAAGGTACCGGATAAGAACTGCTAG
- the LOC122308010 gene encoding uncharacterized protein LOC122308010 isoform X1, producing MGYRGKQKKMALEDYVDFFLSHKQFRLTIQSLNQVLPVSFIFIFLPSFFLNFHVTHSISSLQIQAKELVRTVLHMVFISQIIGMHGMKKIFNAPKKLITDAVNTLDLMDPSRCTLNNNVSSLAFVALEDVIADLNDLDWQECCVTSIQTLNSCKHSVPDPGTKQIPIKDSDRGGVGEGGDGASSSCVVGSEPGKQRGKSKRKRSKVPDKNC from the exons ATGGGTTACCGCGGGAAGCAGAAGAAGATGGCCTTAGAAGACTACGTCGATTTCTTTCTGTCTCATAAGCAATTCCGTCTCACGATCCAATCCCTCAACCAGGTTCTTCCTGTCTCCTTCATCTTTATTTTCCTACCTTCCTTCTTTTTGAATTTCCACGTTACTCATTCAATCTCATCGCTCCAAATCCAAGCAAAAGAACTTGTAAGAACGGTGCTACACATGGTTTTTATTTCGCAGATCATCGGCATGCacggtatgaagaaaatcttCAATGCTCCTAAG AAATTGATAACCGACGCAGTGAACACACTGGATCTCATGGATCCCTCGCGCTGCACACTGAACAACAACGTTTCGTCGTTGGCGTTCGTGGCTCTGGAGGACGTAATCGCCGACCTGAACGACCTCGACTGGCAAGAGTGCTGCGTCACCTCGATCCAAACCCTGAACTCATGTAAACACAGCGTCCCGGATCCCGGCACAAAGCAGATACCGATAAAGGATTCGGATCGGGGAGGCGTGGGTGAGGGGGGCGATGGAGCTTCGTCGTCGTGTGTTGTTGGGTCGGAGCCAGGCAAGCAGCGAGGGAAGTCGAAGAGGAAGAGATCGAAGGTACCGGATAAGAACTGCTAG